The stretch of DNA CATCATCATGACCAAATGCGGAAACGCCGCCATCAACTTTGAGCACTCGTGGGGCGAGGGCATGGCTGTGCCGCGCTTCCAGAACGAGGTGTTCAAGGACTCTACGGAGAACTCTCTGGTGAATACTGGCTCCCAGCCTGCAGCCGTGGACTCAGCCTCCGCCGTGAGGAGACTCTAGTTCAACCTGGACGCAGAGCTGGAGAATGGGGCCAAAGAGAACTTCCATGCTGCTGTTTCTAAACTCACCATTGACGCCATGCAGTTCATGAAGGTGCAGTAGATGGATCGGTTGTTTGTTGTAGCACTTAACCTGACCATTGTTAAAACTTAATGCAACTGTTTTGCACTTTGATGTGTATTGTTGCTGTCCCCTGTCCTTTGTATGTTTTTAATTTATTGCTGCTGCTGACAAATCAATTCCCCCTTGGGGATTAATAAAACAATTATACATATCTATCAATTGAAGGGCGGGAAGGAACAGCTGAAGAAGAAGAAGCTGAGTCAGGACGCCATTGCTCAGCTGGCGTTCCAGATGGGCTTCCTTAGGCAGTATGGACAGACAGTGGCCACCTATGAGTCCTGTAGCACTGCAGCGTTTAGACACGGTTGTACAGAGACCATCCGGCCTgctacaatacacacacagcgCTGTGCTCAGGCCTTTGTGCAACTACCAGGAAAACACAGCATTGACCAACTGATAGGCATGCTCAGCGAATGCTCCAAATATCACTGGCAGCTCACCAAAGAGGCAGCCATGGGTGAGTGCACTACATTTTTCTTCAGATTTTTGATTGACTATGGGGTAAATTCATTACACCATTAATATACTGTTGGCTATTtattcacacaaaaaaaaaacagaggtaacaaaaaaagaaaaacatgtgAAGTGgagatgtcattcgaaaacataatgttaactttccctGCTATGCGGGTGACACACAggtgtacatttcaatgaaacatggtgaagccccaaaattgccctcgctagaagcctgtgtttcagacataaggaagtggatggctgaaaacgttctacttctaaactcggacaaaacagagatgcttgttctaggtcccaagaaacaaagagatattctgttaaatctgacaattaatcttgatggttgtaaagtcgtctcaaataaaactgtgaaggacctcggcgttactctggaccctgatctctcttttgacgaacatataaaGACTgcttcaaggacagcttttttccatctacgtaacattgcaaaaatcagaaattttctgtccaaaaattatgcagaaaaattaatccatgcttttgttacttctaggttagactactgcaatgctctactttccggctacccggataaagcactaaataaacttcagttagtgctaaatacggctgctagaatcctgactagaaccaagaaatttgatcatattactccagtgctggcttccctacactggcttcctgttaaggcaagggctgatttcaaaatTTTACTGTTaccctataaagcgttacatgggcttgctcctacctatctttccgagttggtcctgccgtacatacctacacgtacgctacggtcacaagacgcaggcctcctaattgtccctagaatttctaagcaaacagctggaggcagggctttctcctatagatctccatttttatggaatagtctgcagactcggtctcaacctttaagtctttactgaagactcatctcttcagtaggtcatatgattgagtgtagtctggcccaggagtgtgaaggtgaacggaaaggctctggagcaacgaaccgcccttgctgtctctgcctggccagttcccctctctccactgggattctctgcctctaaccctattacaggtgctgagtcactggcttactggtgctctttcatgccgtccctaggaggggtgcgtcacttgagtgggttgagttactgacgtgatcttcctgtctgggttggcgctccccccttggtttgtgctgtggtggagatctttgtgggctatactcggccttgcctcaggatggtaagttggtggttgaagatatccctctagtggtgtgggggctgtgctttggcaaagtgggtggggttatatccttcctgtttggccctgtccgggggtatcatcggatggggccacagtgtctcctgacccctcctgtctcagcctccagtatttatgctgcagtagtttatgtgtcggggggctagggtcagttggttatatctggagtacttctcctgtcttatccagtgtcctgtgtgaatttaagtatgctctctctaattctctccttctctctttctttctctctctctcggaggacctgagccctaggaccatgcgtcaggactaccgggcatgatgactccttgctgtccccagtccacctggccttgctgctgttccagtttcaactgttctgcctgcggctatggaaccctgacctgtccaccggacgtgctgcctgtcccagacctgctgttttcaactctctagagaccgcaggagcggtagagatactcttaatgatcggctatgaaaagccaactgacatttactcctgattattatttgaccatgctggtcatttatgaacatttgaacatcttggccatgttctgttataatctccacccggcacagccagaagaggactggccacccctcatagcctggttcctctctaggtttcttcctaggttttggcctttctagggagtttttcctagccaccgtgcttctacacctgcattgcttgctgtttgtggttttaggctaggtttctgtacagcacttcgagatattagctgatgtacgaagggctatataaaataaacttgatttgagaTGAAACAGAATTGGTCAAGGTAAGAAAATAAACCAGAGGGCTTCATGTAAATTAGCTTATGGTCTCAAATGTTACCAATTTGACTCTAATTTGACCAATGTCATTTCCACATATTGTCCCTGTTTCTCTGCATTTTCGCCACCAGCCCAAGGCTTCGACCGGCATCTGTTTGCCATGAAGTACTTAGCCAACTCCAAGGGCCAGGCCCTACACAGCTTGTACCAGGACCCAGCCTACATAGGCCCGTGGTGCCTAACAGCTTTGGGGTGGGCTATGGCGTCCATGATGAGTGGATCTGCTGTAATGTGTCTAGTTACCCAGAGCGTAATGTTCACGAGTTCCTTCAGTGTGTTCATAAGTCTCTAGAGGACATTTTCTCTGTTATTGAAGGAAAGCCTCTCAGCTAAAGAAAAGTCCATTTGACTTTTACCTCCACTACAAATGCAAATTCTAACTTCCACTTCAGTAGAATTTTAACCCAGTCACCCATTCACATCAAGTGAAAATTAGACTGTAGTGGAAGTTGGGATTCGCCACGGGATGATTGACTGCAGTTGTATAGGTCATTGGGGTGAATGTCAGGTTTTAAAGGTACTTTCCCTCAAGCGTAGAGTGTGGGTTGGAAGTGATGGTATGAATTAATAAGAGGGGATACCGAACACAAGCTCTGCATAGGTCAGTAGAGGGCATATTCCTATACTGTCAGGTAGATAACTATGAATGTTCTGTCCATTATCAAATTCATAATAGATGCCCAAGAAAATACCCATCAAATACATTCTGAAAGAAGAACAATGAAATCTCCAAGTGTGTTCGAACCAATGTGTCTTCCCTTTCTAACTGGCATTGCAATGTATCTATCAAGAGCCTTATACATACTAACTTTTATATTGGAGGCCAATACGTTTAAATGAATGACCTCATGTAAAGACCTTTAGTTTGATATGGAAAATAAATCTAGTAATATATCGATAATGTATGATATTCAGAGTAGCACTTTGTTCTTGAAACCCTTTTTGCTGTGTAGCAAGCTTTGTCACATGATTTGTATGACAATTTCTAATCTCTACTTTGATTTGTGATGTGAAAAACATTTTAAAGCAATACCTTAGACCTTTGCTATTAAGAGGCAGATGTATTTCCTTCTATGCCTTATGGAATGTTCACTGGTAATGTATTACATACAACTTTACTGGGGTAGtgtaaacctttttttttttttttacaaaataacAGATGTATATGCATATATTTCTCATTGTAAATTTTGATTAGACTAATTAAAGCTGAAATTCTTAATTTCTACATACATTTATGGACTTGTGAATgaatatacccattgattcttgaatataacttataaatgcttcatgagcttagttcaacggtCATACGTACCCCACCATAATCTAAAATACAAGCTTGTTTTACTGCAATGTTTGTTAAACATGTAAATTGAAACATAACGTATAGCCTAAAAACATGGTCATTTTGATACCATGGATGGtcatccttgcatccatagctctgtctattaatttcTCCTGGCTCATCTCTCAGCTTTGTACCAAAACAGAAGCGGGGTGCCCGCATTGTTTTCTACGTAATAAGCAACTTCTCATTTTTAAAACGGCCTGTGGCATCGATGAGTCAAACATTTATTCCAGTGTCAAAATGTACTAAAACGTGTAAATAGAATAATTTGTCAGAAAATCAGTCTCGTCCAAAACGGAAATCTGCAAGACAATTAGGAAAATATGGTTTGTCATGAAATGAAGGGTACTGTAACAGTTTTCCTTTGGTTGGGTTTATTTCAAccctgcccacagctggcagcacccaagtaatcatcaattcCGTGCGCAGCTGCACGTGACCAGATCGTAATACCCATGGTCAATTAGATTTGACATTCGATATCCCTATGGAGCTAAATAGAGATCAGTAAATAACTATTTTTTTTATGTCAATAGCTCCAAATGTCAATGACTTAACCTCAAACCAACTATAAATGGTAGAAAGTCATATACAAATAAACGCATTTAATGAGACAAAGGTGTAGAACATGAAGTCTCATTTACATTGCATTATTTATTGACGGTCCTTAACTAGCTCCACAGATAGGCTATTCAAAGTCTAATTGGCGAAAGAAGATGGCTAGCAAATCAAGGCCAGGATTTCCCAAACTCACCCCCCACCCGTGTAGTGCTATGGCAAAAACCAGAACGTacacccaggaccgagtttgggaaaccctggtctagGCTACTACCAGACAAGACCTGGTCAGACAGTTACAATTATCTAGAAGGGTGACTGACTGTGTACTGTTTCGGCAGTGAAAATACAAACGCGTCCCAtatttgaacacacacacattcaagaaACACCCAGACCAAAGAACGCAAAATCTCATTCTCAGTCCCATTTCCTAATGAGAATTGAAACAGAGGCTAAATCAGGAAGTTCAGCCCACCTTTAACAACTTCCTGTTTCATACTGAAATAAACTGACCTCTGTATGGCAAGAGCAACAAAGTGTAGTGTGCAATTCTCCAACCTGTTTTTCATACTACCAAGATCGACCAAACCACAGCTATGGCTTCCAGTAAGTAACTTAAAAAATGTATAGATAACCAAGGCTATTAAAACATGGCATTTTTCCAATCGtttatttaaaattaaaaaaataacaaatcgATCAAAAGCAAATGTACAAATGTTGTAATCGGCGCAAACATAAAACATTTTCCAACAGAAAAAAAACCATCCACTCCTCTTAGATGGGCTTGATCTTGAAGTGTAGCCCGATGAGACTGAAGACAAGACATTTCAGATCCTGGACCAGGTAGTAGAACACGCGGAGGCCTTCTGGGTCCCTGGAAAACACATTACTTTTTTTTAAGAAGCTGGCCCCCAATTCCACATCAACACCCGCTATGCAGAACTGAGAGCATTACATAGGTGTAAGCTAGGTATAATTTACACTATTCTGCTTACATCTATGAAATCCTCAGTTCTCAACCAGTGActacggtcccgtgtggctcagttggtagagcatggcgcttgcaacgccagggttgtgggttcaattcccacggggggaccaggatgaatatgtatgaactttccaatttgtaagtcgctctggataagagcgtctgctaaatgacttaaatgtaaatgtactaaaTAGAGGCTAGGGGTCAATTTGGAAATTGGAGGAATATATCCTTCCAAGAGTTCCCAGATCATTTGAGGTAGTATTATTACTTACTTTGACTGGTTGACATCAATCAAGGAACCAATCTTGGAAGTTGTGAAGGAAATGTGCTCATCCCCAATGACGATCTCCAGCTCCTAAGGGTTCGGAAAAGTTAACTCTCCCCAGACACGATTAGTAATTCAAGCCACGAATAAAATAACTTATACTAAATAATTGTAACTTTCTGGGGTTATGCCCAGGTCCCATCTTGTGCTTAAAGGGTCAGAATTGAACACCGGTTAAATGTATTTTGTTGGACAGATTTGTTTAAGTTTGATGAGGACGGGACCGAGGTCACAACCCCAGGAGGGCTAAAATCACTAAGTAAACAGGCTTGGCTAGACATTGCCAAGAGCACAATAAGTAGGAGACACTCTGCTTTCCTCAACATACTCCATGCTTGTACAAGCATCAGTATTTATTTAGGTATGTGTGAGTGAATGGACAGACCTGTCTGCCCACTCTGTCTGGGGGTGGCCACAGTGCATCATCTTCCTTGGTGATCTCACTGTCATCTATGATCCTCTTCAGTTCCTCCATCACACTTTTGTGTACGTACGCCTGTAGTGGAGAACAATCACAAGGTTTCGATAGCATATTCAATAGTTTTAAGCAGCATCCCACATAGAAATTGGATTGATGGGCCTTACACTGATCAATGTCACCTAGAAATCCTTTAAACACTAAAGAAAAAAAGCTACATgtatagtgttggtcccatgtttcattatttgaaataaaagattcaagaaactttccaaaggcacaaaaagcttatttctcaaatgctgtgcacaaatttgtttgcatctcttagtgagcatttctcatttgccaagataatccatccacctgacaggtgtggcatatcaaaaagcatgatcattacacagatgcaccttgtgcggggaataataaaataccactaaaatgtgcagttgtcacaacacaatgccacagatgtctcaagttgagggagcatgcaaatggacggcaggaatgtccaccagagctgttgcagaGAATTTAATGTGCATTTCTCAACCATAAACCACCTCCTTTGTCATTTTAGAAAAATGTCTGTAGGTCCAACCAGCCTGACAACCgcggaccacgtgtaaccacacaaGCCCAGGACCTCGAAATCCAACTTCTacacctgcaggattgtctgagaccagccacggacagctgatgaaactgggtttgcacaaccgaagaatttctgcacaaactgtctaaAACCGTCTCAGAGAAGCTCATGTGCGTACTTGTCGTCTTCACCAGGGCCTTGagctgactgcagttcggtgtcataaccaacttcagtgggcaaatgctcaccttcgatggcaactgtcatgctggagaagtgttgcgcttcacggatgaatcccggtttcaactgtaccgggcagatggcagacagcatatatggcgttgtgtgggcaagcgttttgctgatgtcaactttatgaacagagtgccctatggtggcgatggggttatggtatgggcaggcataaactacagacaatgaacacaattgcattttatcaatggcaatttcaatgcacagagataccgtgatgagatcttgaggcccattgtcgtgccattcatctgacACAATCACCTCATGTTTAAACATGATAACgaacggccccatgtcgcaaggatctgtacacaattcctggaagatgaacatgtcccagttcttccatggcctgcatactcaccagacatgtcacatattgagcaagtttgggatgctctggatcaacatgtacgacagcatgttccagtaaccaccaatatccagcaacttcgcacagcgattgaagagtgggacaacattccacaggccacaatcaacagcctgatcaactctatgcgaaggagatgtatcGCGCTGCAAATTGCGGTTACATCAGCTACTGACATAGTTCTGAACCATACCTCTACCTTTCTTTTTAAGGTTTCTGTGAACGATACAAATCTGTATTCCCAGCAATGTGAATTAACTCTGaactctaactcagtaaaatatttcaaattgtttcatgttgcgtttaATTCTTTGTTCAGTGTAAGTTTTATAAGTTACCTCTTTCCTGATCATGACATCATTCTTGTAGTTGCTGTTGTTCGCGTATCTCAGCTTACCTGAAAAGATAGTTACATTTATTGCCTTATCGTCACGTTTGTTGTGAATGGTGATACACTGGTATTGTTGAGGAGTAGTTATTTGTTTATAACTAGTTAATGTTAGTTCACAGACGTTTTTAAACCGACTGTAAACTAATCAAGCATTTTGGATACATTAGTTtgctaactagctacatagctagctggatacaaTAAATGAGTGAGGTTATGGTTAACTATGCAATTGAAGTATTTCTGAGATCATGTTATAACTTAACACACGACTACAAAAACTAGCTAATTGTGCTAAAAGAAATTAGGAAACGCAGGAAATGCCGCTAGCAAGCAGTCGTTTGCAtgcttagctaacgttagctggctaatgTTGCTAATTAGTCAAATTGCCGCTTAACTTACCGTCTGGTCTAAACTCAAATTCCAAGAACTCGTGTCCAAACTTCCCCTTGTGCCCGACATAATATCTCAAATA from Salvelinus fontinalis isolate EN_2023a chromosome 5, ASM2944872v1, whole genome shotgun sequence encodes:
- the LOC129855497 gene encoding protein mago nashi homolog, translating into MSTSDFYLRYYVGHKGKFGHEFLEFEFRPDGKLRYANNSNYKNDVMIRKEAYVHKSVMEELKRIIDDSEITKEDDALWPPPDRVGRQELEIVIGDEHISFTTSKIGSLIDVNQSKDPEGLRVFYYLVQDLKCLVFSLIGLHFKIKPI